A region from the Mustela erminea isolate mMusErm1 chromosome 10, mMusErm1.Pri, whole genome shotgun sequence genome encodes:
- the LOC116600621 gene encoding agrin-like produces the protein MPCLWPSGWAPLQPLLLLLVVAARALPSADGTCPERALERREEEANVVLTGTVEEILNVDPVQHTYSCKVRVWRYLKGKDMVTQESLLDGGSKVVIGGFGDPLICDNQVSTGDTRIFFVNPAPPYLWPAHKNELMLNSSLMRITLRNLEEVEHCVEAESGHLHL, from the exons ATGCCCTGCCTGTGGCCGTCCGGCTGGGCCCCGCTGCAGCCGCTCCTGCTGCTCCTGGTGGTGGCCGCGCGCGCCCTGCCCAGCGCCGACGGGACGTGCCCGGAGCGCGCGCTGGAGCGGCGGGAGGAGGAGGCGAACGTGGTGCTCACCGGCACCGTGGAGGAGATTCTCAACGTGGACCCGGTGCAGCACACGTACTCGTGCAAG GTTCGAGTCTGGCGGTACTTGAAGGGCAAAGACATGGTGACCCAAGAGAGCCTGCTTGACGGTGGCAGCAAGGTGGTGATCGGTGGCTTTGGCGACCCCCTCATCTGTGACAACCAGGTGTCCACTGGGGACACCAGGATCTTCTTTGTGAACCCTGCACCCCCCTACCTGTGGCCAGCCCACAAAAATGAGCTGATGCTCAATTCCAGCCTCATGCGCATCACGCTGCGGAACCTGGAGGAAGTGGAGCACTGTGTGGAAG CTGAGTCCGGCCATCTCCATCTCTGA
- the LOC116600622 gene encoding ubiquitin-like protein ISG15, with amino-acid sequence MAGNLKVKMLGGEEFLVPLRVSMLVSELKQQIAQKTGVPAFQQRLATHPAGQVLKDGVPLTSQGLCPGSTVLLVVQSCDEPLSILVRNDKGRSTAYEVRLTQTVAELKQQVCRQEHVQADLFWLSFQGKPMEDPHRLGDYGLTPQCTVFMNLRLRGGGGGCAGGSGQDQEGSTEGPAPESLTKCE; translated from the exons ATG GCGGGGAACCTGAAGGTGAAGATGCTGGGGGGCGAGGAGTTCCTGGTCCCCCTGAGGGTCTCCATGCTGGTGTCAGAGCTGAAGCAGCAGATAGCCCAGAAAACTGGCGTGCCTGCATTCCAGCAGCGCCTGGCTACCCACCCCGCCGGCCAGGTGCTGAAGGACGGGGTCCCCCTCACCAGCCAGGGCCTGTGTCCTGGCAGTACGGTCCTGCTGGTGGTGCAGAGCTGTGACGAGCCCCTGAGCATCCTGGTGAGAAACGACAAGGGTCGCAGCACCGCCTACGAGGTCCGGCTGACGCAGACGGTGGCTGAGCTCAAGCAGCAGGTGTGCCGGCAGGAGCATGTGCAGGCTGACCTGTTCTGGCTGAGTTTCCAGGGGAAGCCCATGGAAGACCCACACCGGCTGGGGGACTATGGCCTCACACCCCAGTGCACTGTGTTCATGAATTTACGcctgcggggggggggtgggggctgtgcaGGGGGGAGTGGGCAGGACCAGGAGGGCAGCACTGAGGGCCCCGCACCTGAGTCCCTGACCAAGTGCgagtaa
- the HES4 gene encoding transcription factor HES-4, translated as MPADTPGKPRASPLAGAPAGAHRTPNEPRSAAEHRKSSKPVMEKRRRARINESLAQLKSLILDAFRKDSSRHSKLEKADILEMTVRHLRSLRRVQAAAALSADPAVLGKYRAGFNECLAEVNRFLAGCDGVPADVRSRLLGHLAACLGQLGPSRRPAPPPPSAEARAPEVFPCCPPLPAFDRPFPLLRPGSAFALRLPPGLTGAPRNAPRAGLQNRGAPWRPWLR; from the exons ATGCCCGCAGACACCCCAGGGAAGCCCAGAGCCTCGCCGCTGGCAGGAGCGCCGGCCGGCGCCCACAGAACCCCGAATGAGCCCCGAAGCGCGGCGGAGCACCGGAAG TCCTCCAAGCCGGTCATGGAGAAGCGGCGCCGCGCGCGCATCAATGAAAGCCTCGCGCAGCTCAAGAGCCTCATCCTGGACGCCTTCAGGAAGGAT AGCTCCCGCCATTCGAAGCTGGAGAAAGCAGACATCCTGGAGATGACCGTGCGGCACCTGCGGAGCCTGCGGCGGGTGCAGGCGGCAG CCGCGCTCAGCGCTGACCCCGCGGTCCTGGGCAAGTACCGCGCCGGCTTCAATGAGTGTCTCGCGGAGGTGAACCGCTTCTTGGCCGGCTGCGACGGCGTCCCGGCCGACGTGCGTTCTCGGCTGCTTGGCCACCTGGCGGCCTGCCTGGGCCAGCTGGGGCCCTCGCGCCGCCCGGCTCCACCGCCCCCCTCTGCGGAGGCCCGGGCGCCGGAGGTCTTCCCGTGTTGCCCGCCGCTCCCGGCGTTCGACCGCCCCTTCCCCTTGCTGCGTCCTGGGTCCGCCTTCGCGCTGCGGCTCCCGCCAGGCCTGACTGGGGCGCCCCGCAACGCCCCCAGGGCGGGGCTGCAGAACCGGGGCGCGCCCTGGAGGCCGTGGCTGCGGTGA